The Candidatus Krumholzibacteriota bacterium genomic interval AACCCCCATCGGCTGATCCAGAGTCAGCTGTCCTACCGTTGGACGACTCTCCAAGAATATGGGGTAACTTACATTATTCGAAAAAGAAAAGCAATAGACTTTCTGAAAAAACTTTACCGTGTTTTGCCAGATACCTTCCTGAGCCTTTCACACGCTTTTTTCTTGCCCAGAAAGAGTATTACCCAGAAAATATCAGGAGAAACCGCCTGCCCGGTAAGGGCTACGCGGCATGGATGAATGATATCTCCAGCCTCTATTTCCAGCCTGTCGGCGAGCGACCTGATAGTCTCCTCCACCGCGTTGAGGTCGAAATACTTCAGATTTTCCAGTTCATCGGCAAGAAGCGCCAGCCTCTTTCCTGTTTCTTCGCCATTGAGGTATTTCCCGACGGCATTTTCATCGATGCTGAATTCATCCTGATAAAAATACCTCAACATCCCCGGTATATCCTTGAGGAGTTTTAACCTGTTCCCGAAAACCTTGATTATCAGCAACAATCTCTGGAATTCTTTCTTGTCAAAGACCTTCTCCTCATCCGAGATCCCGGTCGTAAGAGGTTCAGTGCCCGGAACGAGTTCAAGCTCTACCGGTTTTGTCAGGTCCACGTTAAAAGCGGGTGGAAGCACCTTTTCCTCTTCCAGCGCTCTGTAGGCCAGAACCGCCTTCTGTACAAGAGGCATCTTCTTGAAATGTTCTGAATTGATGTATTCCATTCTCGAATTGTCGAATATAGCCGGGTTTTTCGATACTTTTTTAAGGGAGAAAGCCTTAACGAGTGATTTTCTTTCAAACAATTCCCGTTTTCCGTCGAAAGACCATCCCAGAAGGGCGAGATAGTTGTTCATCGCGTCGGGAAGATAATGTTTTTCACTGTAGAAATCTATCGAAGTAGCTCCATGCCTCTTGCTGAGCCTTGTCTTGTCCTCGCCAAGAATCATCGGAAGATGGGCAAATACGGGCAACCTGTAACCGAGGGCTTTATATAAGTGTACCTGCCTAGGCGTGTTCGAAATATGATCATCGCCCCTGATCACATGTGATATCTTCATCCTCGCGTCATCTACCACGACTGCGAAATTATACGTCGGCTTTCCGTCCGACCTTATAAGAATAAAATCATCGAGGTCGGAATTTGAGAACTCGAACTCTCCCCTCACTACATCCCTGAAGATAACATTGCCTTCATCCGGCATTTTGAACCTTGTGACATGACTTTCACCCTTCTCTATCCTGGAGGCAGCTTCGTCAGGTGAGATACTCCTGCATTTTCGATCATATTTCGTGTCGAGCTTCCTTATCGCGGCTTCTTTCTTCTTTTCCTCGAGTTCTCCAGGCGTACAGAAGCAATAATACGCCATACCGTTTTCATATAGCTTTCGGGCGTCCGAATGATAGAATACCCCCCGCGCCGATTGAAGGTAGGGACCGAATTCACCGCCGATATCGGGGCCTTCGTCCCAGTAGAGTCCGAGCCATTTCAACCCTCTCAGTATCCCCTCATACGATTCCTCCGTCGAACGCAAAGCGTCCGTATCCTCGATCCTCAGCACGAACTTCCCACCGGTCTTTCTCGCGTACAACCAGTTATATAGAGCTGTCCTCGCGCCGCCGACGTGAAGATGGCCGGTCGGGCTGGGAGCGAATCTTACCCTGATCTCCTTTTCATCACCTGTGTTCATTTTTATCTTTCCTGTCGACCATCATCCCCTCGGGAAGTTCGCCTATATAGTAGGTGAAATCCTTTTTCAGCCTGACCTTTTCCACCAACGCTTCGTAATCGATTCCAAAGACCCCCTCTGAAGCTTCATCGAGACTCTCTCCCCGTCCCAGCCTGGCCGCGAATGATACAATATCTTCGAACGAATGACTCTTCAGAAGGTTTTCT includes:
- a CDS encoding glutamate--tRNA ligase, whose protein sequence is MNTGDEKEIRVRFAPSPTGHLHVGGARTALYNWLYARKTGGKFVLRIEDTDALRSTEESYEGILRGLKWLGLYWDEGPDIGGEFGPYLQSARGVFYHSDARKLYENGMAYYCFCTPGELEEKKKEAAIRKLDTKYDRKCRSISPDEAASRIEKGESHVTRFKMPDEGNVIFRDVVRGEFEFSNSDLDDFILIRSDGKPTYNFAVVVDDARMKISHVIRGDDHISNTPRQVHLYKALGYRLPVFAHLPMILGEDKTRLSKRHGATSIDFYSEKHYLPDAMNNYLALLGWSFDGKRELFERKSLVKAFSLKKVSKNPAIFDNSRMEYINSEHFKKMPLVQKAVLAYRALEEEKVLPPAFNVDLTKPVELELVPGTEPLTTGISDEEKVFDKKEFQRLLLIIKVFGNRLKLLKDIPGMLRYFYQDEFSIDENAVGKYLNGEETGKRLALLADELENLKYFDLNAVEETIRSLADRLEIEAGDIIHPCRVALTGQAVSPDIFWVILFLGKKKACERLRKVSGKTR